A genomic window from Microbacterium sp. ET2 includes:
- a CDS encoding peptidoglycan D,D-transpeptidase FtsI family protein: protein MTKELRRLSIIVLLMFLALFGSTSIIQVIQAEALAANSANTRSLYDSYEVQRGSIVASGIEIASSVPSDDVYSWQRVYQNGAMWAPVTGYINPALGASTGIEQAMNGELSGTSNAQFLSRIERIFTGQPPRGSNVELSLDATVQQAAYDALGDLQGAVIAIEPDTGRVIALVTSPSYDTNLLAIHDPEQVNATYEQLLADPADPLIDRAIGGDLNPPGSTFKLVVASAALASGDYTPESELPNPAVYQLPQSSNVVYNASRGACGPGETVTLADALRLSCNIPFAELAVELGDTAIREEAEKYGFNRSFDIPLTSTASPYPRALDDPQTALTGFGQGQVDATPLQIAMVSAGIANGGVVMNPRMVDQVIGPDLSVQQTFENTEFGRALDEDLAEEMVAMMVANVQDGAASGARIDGVDVAGKTGTAENGSDEPYTLWFTGFAPADDPQVAVAVVIEDGGGQGQSGSGNTIAAPIAKTVMEAVLGR, encoded by the coding sequence ATGACGAAGGAACTGCGCCGGCTCAGCATCATCGTGCTGCTGATGTTCCTCGCCCTCTTCGGGTCGACGAGCATCATCCAGGTCATCCAGGCCGAAGCCCTGGCGGCCAACTCGGCGAACACGCGCTCGCTCTACGACTCGTACGAGGTGCAGCGCGGCTCGATCGTCGCGAGCGGCATCGAGATCGCGTCATCCGTCCCCTCCGACGATGTCTACAGCTGGCAGCGGGTGTACCAGAACGGCGCCATGTGGGCGCCGGTGACCGGATACATCAACCCTGCTCTCGGCGCGTCGACCGGCATCGAGCAGGCGATGAACGGTGAACTCAGCGGAACCTCGAACGCGCAGTTCCTCTCCCGGATCGAGCGCATCTTCACCGGACAGCCGCCGCGCGGCTCGAACGTCGAACTGAGTCTGGATGCCACGGTGCAGCAGGCCGCCTACGACGCCCTCGGTGACCTGCAGGGTGCGGTCATCGCGATCGAACCCGACACCGGCCGCGTGATCGCGCTCGTCACGAGCCCGAGCTACGACACCAACCTGCTGGCCATCCACGACCCCGAGCAGGTCAACGCCACATACGAGCAGCTGCTGGCCGACCCCGCCGATCCGCTCATCGATCGCGCGATCGGCGGCGACCTGAACCCGCCGGGATCGACCTTCAAGCTCGTCGTCGCCTCGGCCGCCCTCGCGTCCGGGGACTACACACCCGAGTCCGAACTGCCCAACCCCGCGGTGTACCAGCTGCCGCAGTCGAGCAACGTGGTCTACAACGCCAGTCGCGGTGCGTGCGGTCCGGGCGAGACGGTGACCCTCGCCGACGCGCTGCGCCTCAGCTGCAACATCCCCTTCGCCGAGCTCGCCGTCGAACTCGGCGACACCGCGATCCGCGAAGAGGCCGAGAAGTACGGCTTCAACCGCAGCTTCGACATCCCGCTCACCTCGACCGCCTCTCCCTACCCGCGGGCACTGGATGACCCGCAGACCGCCCTCACCGGGTTCGGCCAGGGTCAGGTCGACGCCACGCCGCTGCAGATCGCCATGGTCTCGGCCGGGATCGCCAACGGTGGCGTCGTGATGAACCCCCGCATGGTCGACCAGGTCATCGGGCCGGATCTGTCGGTGCAGCAGACCTTCGAGAACACCGAGTTCGGCCGCGCGCTGGACGAGGATCTCGCCGAGGAGATGGTGGCGATGATGGTGGCCAATGTCCAGGACGGCGCGGCGAGCGGTGCAAGAATAGACGGGGTCGACGTGGCCGGGAAGACCGGCACGGCGGAGAACGGATCGGATGAGCCGTACACGCTCTGGTTCACCGGTTTCGCACCCGCCGACGACCCTCAGGTCGCCGTCGCGGTGGTCATCGAAGACGGTGGCGGACAGGGCCAGTCCGGCAGCGGGAACACAATCGCGGCGCCCATCGCGAAGACGGTCATGGAGGCGGTGTTGGGAAGATGA
- a CDS encoding serine/threonine-protein kinase, with translation MRPTQGVTFGGRYELDSRIAIGGMGEVWEATDHVIGRTVAIKILKDEYMGDPGFLERFRAEARHAALVNHEGIASVFDYGEEAGSAFLVMELVPGEALSTILERDGALSTDKTLDIVAQTAAALQAAHAAGLVHRDIKPGNLLITPDGRVKITDFGIARIADQVPLTATGQVMGTVQYLSPEQASGHPASPATDIYSLGIVAYESLAGKRPFTGESQVAIAMAQINEQPPPLPPTVAQPVQNLVMAMIAKKPEDRPASAAAVARAASALRRGDLAAAAAAVPAVAGAAALADDATQLLAPAGATAAATQILSAPLPDYAEPQEPEPKKRSRWTWPLVALIVILLLVLGGTLWALFANQGDPSPDPSGSTTTSRPSPSQTTPSATPTQDRIDLDTLGLVGVDCDTARAAALDAGVLTVNCQQGNAAPTADEVSLVYDYEPQGSITPDQVLTLSFYGPQTELPQPTAPALNSGTVAPGGTLTVNWQGYSCPAGEGSPGAYTLTAVNGTFSNGQNTMPFDTNTRQAQLSVPNNASGTVLVTYTVTCTGGPSGERTSGSSPEAQATIEAAPSPSASPTDGGGEGGEGGGGDDGADG, from the coding sequence ATGAGACCCACGCAGGGAGTGACCTTCGGAGGACGCTACGAGCTGGACTCGCGCATCGCCATCGGCGGCATGGGCGAGGTCTGGGAGGCGACCGACCACGTCATCGGACGCACGGTCGCGATCAAGATCCTCAAGGACGAGTACATGGGGGACCCCGGGTTCCTCGAGCGCTTCCGCGCCGAGGCCCGCCACGCGGCCCTCGTGAACCACGAGGGGATCGCCAGCGTCTTCGACTACGGCGAGGAGGCCGGCTCCGCCTTCCTCGTGATGGAGCTCGTGCCCGGAGAGGCGCTCTCGACCATCCTCGAGCGCGACGGGGCCCTGTCGACCGACAAGACCCTCGACATCGTCGCGCAGACCGCCGCGGCGCTGCAGGCCGCGCACGCCGCTGGCCTGGTGCACCGCGACATCAAGCCGGGAAACCTCCTCATCACCCCCGACGGCCGGGTGAAGATCACCGACTTCGGCATCGCCCGCATCGCCGACCAGGTGCCGCTGACCGCCACCGGCCAGGTCATGGGGACCGTGCAGTACCTCTCGCCCGAGCAGGCATCGGGTCACCCCGCGTCTCCCGCGACCGACATCTACTCGCTCGGCATCGTCGCCTACGAGTCCCTCGCCGGCAAGCGCCCGTTCACCGGGGAGTCGCAGGTCGCGATCGCGATGGCCCAGATCAACGAGCAGCCTCCGCCGCTTCCCCCGACGGTCGCGCAGCCGGTGCAGAACCTCGTCATGGCGATGATCGCCAAGAAGCCGGAGGACCGCCCGGCGTCCGCCGCGGCGGTCGCGCGCGCGGCATCCGCCCTTCGCCGGGGCGACCTGGCTGCAGCGGCCGCAGCCGTGCCGGCCGTCGCCGGCGCCGCCGCGCTGGCCGACGACGCCACCCAGCTCCTCGCGCCGGCGGGTGCGACCGCCGCGGCGACCCAGATCCTCTCCGCACCGTTGCCCGACTACGCCGAGCCGCAGGAGCCGGAGCCGAAGAAGCGCAGCCGCTGGACCTGGCCGCTCGTGGCCCTCATCGTCATCCTGCTCCTCGTGCTCGGCGGAACGCTCTGGGCGCTGTTCGCCAATCAGGGCGACCCGTCGCCCGACCCCTCCGGGTCGACGACGACCTCGCGCCCGTCGCCGTCGCAGACGACCCCGTCGGCGACGCCGACTCAGGACCGCATCGACCTCGACACACTGGGTCTCGTCGGCGTCGACTGCGACACCGCACGTGCCGCGGCGCTGGATGCCGGCGTGCTCACCGTCAACTGCCAGCAGGGCAATGCGGCGCCCACGGCCGACGAGGTCTCGCTCGTGTACGACTACGAGCCGCAGGGATCCATCACCCCCGACCAGGTGCTGACGCTGTCGTTCTACGGACCGCAGACCGAGCTGCCGCAGCCGACCGCCCCAGCCCTCAACTCGGGCACGGTCGCCCCCGGTGGCACCCTGACCGTCAACTGGCAGGGCTACTCCTGCCCCGCCGGCGAGGGCTCGCCCGGCGCGTACACGCTCACCGCGGTGAACGGCACGTTCTCGAACGGCCAGAACACCATGCCCTTCGACACCAACACGCGCCAGGCGCAGCTGTCGGTGCCGAACAACGCCAGCGGCACCGTTCTGGTCACCTACACCGTCACCTGCACCGGCGGACCGTCCGGCGAGCGCACCTCCGGCAGCTCTCCCGAAGCGCAGGCGACGATCGAGGCCGCGCCCTCGCCTTCGGCCTCGCCGACCGACGGCGGTGGCGAAGGCGGCGAAGGCGGCGGCGGTGACGACGGCGCTGACGGCTGA
- the pknB gene encoding Stk1 family PASTA domain-containing Ser/Thr kinase: MATVYRGEDLTLGRQVAIKILDRDLADDNAFRTRFRLEAQAASRMANPAIVRVYDAGEDSESGVDGVTRPVPFIVMELVRGRLLKDIIASGPVPVSDAVRYVDGILEALEYSHRAGVVHRDIKPGNVMVTDAGQVKVMDFGIARAVSDSSSTVAETTQILGTAAYFSPEQAKGEPVDARADLYSTGVVLYELLTGRQPFRGESPVAVAYQHVSETPLTPSEVVETVPRALDTVVLRALAKDPFQRYQDAAGFREALDATIDGKAPSKRQVGALTSELYGPNPRAAAETARSLRQLSTDTTMKRTQSGPPVAWIWAGVALLAVLLISVLFWAVTIQPANEVPSSARIVPDVSGMTYERAVVELEGQDLVPSQISEPSVDVPEGAVIRTDPASGVSVSPGQDVLVVVSEGQDLATVPTLEGVTRDAAAQALTDAGLRVGTIRTENDPGREAGVVLSADRDAGTEVPVGTVVNLLVATGNVTILDYRGYTVDAATRELQSDALGLTVETAEDPGCPATDPPTVSQQSLAPGDVPVRSTITLTYCTGG, translated from the coding sequence ATGGCCACGGTGTACCGCGGCGAAGATCTGACGCTCGGCCGTCAGGTCGCGATCAAGATCCTCGACCGCGATCTCGCCGACGACAATGCCTTCCGCACCCGTTTCCGGCTCGAAGCGCAGGCGGCCAGTCGTATGGCCAATCCCGCGATCGTGCGTGTGTACGACGCCGGCGAGGACTCCGAGTCCGGCGTCGATGGAGTGACGCGCCCGGTGCCCTTCATCGTCATGGAGCTCGTGCGAGGGCGCCTGCTGAAGGACATCATCGCCTCGGGCCCGGTGCCGGTCTCCGATGCGGTGCGCTACGTCGACGGCATCCTCGAGGCCCTCGAGTACTCGCACCGCGCCGGGGTGGTGCACCGCGACATCAAGCCCGGCAACGTCATGGTCACCGACGCCGGCCAGGTCAAGGTGATGGACTTCGGGATCGCCCGAGCGGTGTCGGACTCGTCGTCGACCGTCGCCGAGACGACGCAGATCCTCGGCACCGCCGCGTACTTCTCTCCCGAGCAGGCCAAGGGCGAGCCGGTCGACGCGCGCGCCGACCTGTACTCCACGGGAGTGGTGCTCTACGAGCTGCTGACCGGCCGTCAGCCGTTCCGCGGCGAATCGCCCGTGGCGGTGGCGTATCAGCACGTCAGCGAGACGCCGCTCACGCCCTCGGAAGTCGTCGAGACCGTGCCGCGCGCGCTCGACACCGTCGTGCTGAGGGCGCTGGCGAAAGATCCTTTCCAGCGGTACCAGGATGCCGCGGGCTTCCGCGAGGCACTCGATGCCACCATCGACGGAAAGGCCCCGTCCAAGCGTCAGGTGGGCGCCCTCACCAGCGAGCTCTACGGCCCGAACCCGCGCGCCGCCGCCGAGACCGCGCGGTCGCTGCGGCAGCTCAGCACCGACACCACGATGAAGCGCACTCAGTCGGGCCCGCCGGTGGCGTGGATCTGGGCGGGAGTCGCGCTCTTGGCGGTGCTGCTGATCTCGGTGCTGTTCTGGGCGGTGACGATCCAGCCTGCGAACGAGGTGCCCTCGAGCGCCCGGATCGTCCCCGACGTCTCGGGCATGACCTACGAGCGCGCCGTGGTGGAGCTCGAGGGGCAGGACCTCGTCCCGTCCCAGATCTCCGAACCCAGCGTCGATGTGCCCGAGGGCGCGGTCATCCGCACCGATCCCGCTTCCGGTGTCTCGGTCTCGCCCGGGCAGGACGTGCTCGTCGTGGTCTCGGAGGGCCAGGATCTCGCGACGGTGCCCACCCTCGAGGGGGTGACACGGGATGCCGCGGCGCAAGCCCTCACCGATGCGGGGCTGCGCGTGGGAACCATCCGCACCGAGAACGATCCCGGCCGCGAGGCGGGCGTGGTCCTGTCGGCCGATCGCGACGCGGGCACCGAGGTGCCGGTGGGCACAGTGGTGAACCTCCTCGTCGCCACAGGCAATGTCACGATCCTGGATTACCGCGGCTACACCGTCGACGCCGCGACGCGCGAGCTGCAGTCCGACGCTCTCGGCCTCACGGTCGAGACGGCCGAAGACCCCGGCTGCCCGGCGACGGATCCGCCGACGGTGTCGCAGCAGTCGCTCGCCCCGGGCGACGTGCCGGTGCGCTCGACCATCACCCTGACGTACTGCACCGGCGGCTGA
- a CDS encoding anthranilate synthase component II, with translation MTADVLIVDNHDSFVHTLVGYLHQLGASTGMVEADALEPGTLDETLEGHRGILVSPGPGTPADAGASIEVVRAASARGIPLLGVCLGHQAIAEAFGARVGHAPELMHGMTSEVRHDGSTLFTGLADPFTATRYHSLAVERPTLPPELMVTAETESGVIMGIAHRSAPVLGVQFHPESVLTEGGHRLLGNWLETLGFDGAAERGAHLSPRR, from the coding sequence GTGACGGCCGACGTCCTCATCGTCGACAATCACGACAGCTTCGTCCACACCCTCGTCGGCTACCTTCATCAGCTGGGCGCCTCCACCGGCATGGTGGAGGCCGACGCGCTGGAACCGGGGACGCTCGACGAGACCCTCGAGGGTCACCGTGGAATCCTCGTCTCCCCCGGCCCCGGCACGCCCGCCGACGCCGGGGCCTCGATCGAGGTCGTGCGCGCGGCGTCGGCCCGCGGCATCCCTCTTCTCGGGGTGTGTCTCGGCCACCAGGCCATCGCCGAAGCGTTCGGCGCCCGGGTCGGTCACGCCCCGGAGCTGATGCACGGGATGACCTCGGAGGTGCGTCACGACGGCAGCACGCTGTTCACCGGGCTCGCCGATCCGTTCACGGCCACGCGGTATCACTCACTCGCCGTCGAGCGCCCGACGCTGCCGCCCGAGCTCATGGTGACAGCCGAGACCGAGAGCGGTGTGATCATGGGCATCGCCCACCGCTCCGCCCCGGTGCTGGGCGTGCAGTTCCACCCCGAGAGCGTGCTCACCGAGGGGGGCCACCGACTCCTCGGCAACTGGCTCGAGACGCTCGGCTTCGACGGCGCCGCGGAGCGCGGCGCGCACCTCAGCCCGCGCCGCTGA
- a CDS encoding class E sortase, producing MGDEHDERMTEPALRRDRTARAAPPQASRPGKAPRHAKPRPRVSVVGVFGELLITAGVVTLLYVGWQMYLGDLIFGAQANAEGRELSEQWAEQYGESLPEAVPTPSDPPADAEPAAVEPVILPEPTGTEDFAIMRIPRFGSDYAWTMAGGVTRAGTLDNFRIGHYPGSKMPGEVGNFAVAGHRTTYGAPFNRIAELHVGDAIVIETPAGWYTYRFRTLEYVTPDEVEVLLPVPQMPDVPANGRYITMTSCSPMFSLAERIVAYGVFESFQPYADGPPASLTEGVS from the coding sequence GTGGGTGACGAGCATGACGAGCGGATGACCGAGCCGGCCCTGCGCCGTGATCGCACCGCCCGTGCGGCGCCACCACAGGCATCCCGTCCCGGGAAAGCGCCGCGCCACGCGAAGCCGCGACCGCGCGTGTCCGTCGTCGGCGTCTTCGGCGAGCTGCTCATCACCGCGGGCGTCGTGACCCTGCTCTACGTCGGATGGCAGATGTATCTCGGCGACCTGATCTTCGGCGCACAGGCGAATGCGGAGGGACGGGAGCTGTCCGAGCAGTGGGCCGAGCAGTACGGCGAGAGCCTTCCCGAGGCCGTACCGACGCCGTCCGACCCACCCGCCGATGCAGAGCCGGCGGCGGTCGAGCCGGTGATCCTCCCCGAGCCGACCGGCACGGAGGACTTCGCGATCATGCGCATCCCGCGGTTCGGCTCGGACTACGCCTGGACCATGGCGGGTGGTGTCACGCGCGCCGGCACCCTCGACAACTTCCGCATCGGCCACTACCCCGGCAGCAAGATGCCCGGAGAGGTCGGCAACTTCGCCGTCGCCGGGCACCGCACCACCTACGGCGCGCCGTTCAACCGCATCGCCGAACTCCACGTCGGGGATGCGATCGTGATCGAGACGCCGGCGGGGTGGTACACCTACCGGTTCCGCACTCTCGAGTACGTGACGCCTGACGAGGTCGAGGTGCTGCTGCCCGTGCCGCAGATGCCCGACGTGCCGGCCAACGGACGCTACATCACGATGACCAGCTGCAGCCCCATGTTCTCGCTCGCCGAGCGCATCGTCGCCTACGGCGTGTTCGAGTCGTTCCAGCCCTACGCCGACGGACCGCCGGCTTCGCTCACCGAGGGAGTCAGCTGA
- a CDS encoding cell division protein CrgA — protein sequence MARSGRDDDTLIERAEGEAAPNPVWFKPIMIGLMLIGLVWVLVFYISGMQWPIPGIGAWNLAIGFGIAFIGFLMTTRWR from the coding sequence ATGGCACGCTCAGGCAGGGACGACGACACGCTCATCGAGCGCGCGGAGGGCGAAGCCGCCCCCAACCCGGTGTGGTTCAAGCCGATCATGATCGGCCTCATGCTGATCGGACTCGTCTGGGTCCTCGTCTTCTACATCAGCGGCATGCAGTGGCCGATCCCCGGCATCGGCGCCTGGAACCTCGCGATCGGCTTCGGCATCGCGTTCATCGGGTTCCTGATGACCACCCGCTGGCGCTGA
- a CDS encoding rhomboid family intramembrane serine protease, with product MSSDDLRRNSDNFCYRHPDRQSFVLCQRCLRTICPECQIQAPVGVICPECLAEQQASRTTAQKKAERRWARRPAAVVVGDTRPLATYAIIGITALVYLISLIPGFGGAVTDTLSFWAPTLYPEAFGVFQPWRLLTVSLVHSGFWHIGLNMLALWLIGRSLEPLLGRWRFIALYLISTLGGSVAVTLLSFGTPVVGASGAVFGLFGALLIIGRHLGAPVTGIAIVLGINLVIGFIPGFNISWQAHVGGLIAGLLVAVILTQTRARSRRPLQIALLIALTVASLALLLVPPVLYF from the coding sequence GTGAGTTCCGACGACCTTCGTCGCAACAGCGACAACTTCTGCTACCGGCATCCCGACCGGCAGAGCTTCGTCCTGTGTCAGCGGTGCCTGCGCACCATCTGTCCCGAGTGTCAGATTCAGGCGCCCGTGGGCGTCATCTGCCCCGAGTGCCTCGCGGAGCAGCAGGCGTCACGCACGACCGCGCAGAAGAAGGCCGAGCGCCGGTGGGCTCGCCGTCCTGCTGCGGTCGTCGTCGGCGACACCCGGCCCCTTGCGACGTACGCGATCATCGGCATCACCGCGCTCGTGTACCTCATCTCGTTGATCCCCGGGTTCGGCGGCGCGGTGACCGACACGCTGTCGTTCTGGGCGCCGACGCTCTACCCCGAGGCCTTCGGCGTCTTCCAGCCGTGGCGTCTGCTCACGGTGTCGCTCGTGCACTCGGGTTTCTGGCACATCGGCCTGAACATGCTGGCGCTGTGGCTCATCGGCCGCAGCCTCGAACCGCTCCTGGGCAGATGGCGATTCATCGCGCTCTACCTGATCAGCACTCTGGGTGGCTCGGTGGCGGTGACGCTCCTGTCGTTCGGGACGCCCGTCGTCGGAGCCTCGGGCGCGGTGTTCGGCCTCTTCGGGGCGCTCCTCATCATCGGCCGGCACCTCGGCGCGCCGGTGACGGGCATCGCGATCGTGCTCGGCATCAACCTCGTCATCGGATTCATCCCGGGATTCAACATCTCCTGGCAGGCGCACGTCGGTGGCCTGATCGCAGGACTCCTCGTCGCGGTCATCCTCACGCAGACGCGGGCTCGGTCGCGGCGGCCGCTGCAGATCGCACTGCTCATCGCCCTCACGGTGGCATCGCTCGCGCTGCTGCTGGTACCGCCGGTCCTGTACTTCTGA
- a CDS encoding peptidylprolyl isomerase, whose amino-acid sequence MPIHTAVATIHTNHGDIVVNLFGDQAPRTVQNFVGLADGSGSWTDPATGKPGEGPLYNGVIFHRIIPGFMIQGGDPLGQGTGGPGYTFNDEISPEVDFNAPYKLAMANAGLRRNSLTGKPEGTNGSQFFITTDPTPWLQGKHTIFGEVADDASRAVVDAIAKVPTAAGDRPVEPVVIESIDVVTA is encoded by the coding sequence ATGCCCATTCACACCGCAGTCGCCACGATCCACACCAACCACGGAGACATCGTGGTCAACCTGTTCGGCGACCAGGCCCCCCGCACGGTTCAGAACTTCGTCGGCCTCGCCGACGGCTCGGGCTCCTGGACCGACCCCGCGACCGGCAAGCCCGGCGAAGGCCCCCTCTACAACGGGGTCATCTTCCACCGCATCATCCCCGGCTTCATGATTCAGGGCGGCGACCCGCTCGGCCAGGGCACCGGCGGCCCCGGATACACCTTCAACGACGAGATCAGTCCTGAGGTCGACTTCAACGCTCCCTACAAGCTGGCCATGGCCAACGCCGGGCTCCGCCGCAACAGCCTGACCGGCAAGCCCGAGGGCACCAACGGCTCGCAGTTCTTCATCACCACCGATCCGACCCCGTGGCTGCAGGGCAAGCACACGATCTTCGGCGAGGTCGCCGACGATGCCTCGCGCGCCGTCGTCGACGCGATCGCGAAGGTGCCCACGGCAGCCGGCGACCGCCCGGTCGAGCCGGTCGTCATCGAGTCGATCGACGTCGTCACCGCCTGA
- a CDS encoding DNA helicase produces the protein MSLSRKRKKELRKLQREANNLWESQQVLVGQAANVAREAGRQLGKYGREDLGPQVQATYGKYAEPYITKSLDVSRDVLTHRVIPATGAVVGSAMSVWDAANDTRARLAKGKGLALPDSKTYSKKAEKYGKDATKALSKKFSVLEPKKQGMGAGGVIAIILGVAAAAGVLYAAWQTLRADDELWVADDPLRAPDA, from the coding sequence GTGAGCCTCAGCCGTAAGCGCAAGAAGGAACTCCGCAAGCTTCAGCGTGAAGCCAACAATCTGTGGGAGTCGCAGCAGGTGCTCGTCGGCCAGGCCGCGAACGTCGCCCGCGAGGCCGGCCGCCAGCTCGGCAAGTACGGTCGCGAAGACCTCGGCCCCCAGGTGCAGGCCACCTACGGCAAGTATGCCGAGCCGTACATCACGAAGAGCCTCGACGTCTCGCGCGACGTGCTGACGCACCGCGTGATTCCCGCCACGGGTGCCGTGGTCGGTTCGGCGATGTCGGTGTGGGATGCGGCCAACGACACCCGGGCCCGCCTCGCCAAGGGCAAGGGACTGGCGCTGCCCGACTCGAAGACCTACTCCAAGAAGGCCGAGAAGTACGGCAAGGACGCCACCAAGGCGCTGTCGAAGAAGTTCTCCGTGCTCGAGCCCAAGAAGCAGGGCATGGGTGCTGGTGGGGTCATCGCGATCATCCTCGGTGTCGCCGCCGCCGCCGGTGTGCTCTACGCCGCCTGGCAGACGCTGCGGGCAGATGACGAGCTGTGGGTGGCCGACGACCCGCTTCGCGCCCCCGACGCGTGA
- a CDS encoding aminoacyl-tRNA deacylase → MSDALNRVEEAARERGLAVEFRERPAAKSLPEAAELLGIPPAGIVKTLVVKRADDSYLFALVPGDRAISWPKLRAVVGVNRLKLPDPDAALAATGYERGTIVPIGSTSDWPIYADERIVGERIAMGAGAHGYSLFVDADALIAAYGATVADISQPAEER, encoded by the coding sequence ATGAGTGACGCGCTGAACCGCGTGGAAGAGGCCGCCCGCGAGCGCGGCCTCGCCGTCGAGTTCCGCGAGCGCCCGGCAGCGAAGAGCCTCCCCGAGGCGGCCGAGCTTCTCGGCATCCCTCCCGCAGGCATCGTGAAGACGCTGGTGGTGAAGAGAGCGGATGACTCGTACCTGTTCGCCCTCGTGCCAGGTGATCGGGCCATCTCGTGGCCGAAGCTCCGCGCCGTCGTCGGCGTAAATCGTCTGAAGCTTCCTGATCCGGATGCCGCCCTTGCGGCGACCGGCTACGAGCGGGGCACCATCGTCCCCATCGGCAGCACGTCCGACTGGCCGATCTACGCTGACGAGCGGATCGTCGGCGAGCGTATCGCGATGGGAGCGGGTGCGCACGGCTACAGCCTCTTCGTCGACGCCGACGCGCTGATCGCGGCGTACGGCGCGACGGTGGCGGACATCTCGCAGCCGGCGGAGGAACGCTAG
- a CDS encoding NUDIX hydrolase: MDLRVAAYAVVLDAADRLLLAHWNEGRRAAWTLPGGGLEPGEDPAAAARREVQEETGFDVELDELLGINSRVIPGNRRITPGATEPLHTLQIVYRAHIVGGRLRHEIGGSTDRAGWFGLREVAQLRHVRLIDVALGMAGLTDAAPDPAAASG; encoded by the coding sequence ATGGACCTGCGAGTCGCTGCGTACGCGGTCGTTCTCGACGCCGCCGATCGCCTCCTCCTCGCTCACTGGAACGAGGGGCGCCGGGCGGCCTGGACTCTTCCCGGCGGGGGACTCGAGCCCGGCGAGGACCCCGCGGCGGCGGCCCGCCGAGAGGTGCAGGAGGAGACGGGATTCGACGTCGAACTCGACGAGCTTCTCGGCATCAACTCTCGCGTGATCCCCGGCAACCGCCGCATCACTCCCGGCGCGACCGAGCCGCTTCACACCCTTCAGATCGTCTACCGGGCACACATCGTCGGCGGCCGTCTGCGTCATGAGATCGGCGGCAGTACCGACAGGGCAGGATGGTTCGGCCTCCGTGAGGTGGCTCAGCTCCGGCATGTGCGGCTGATCGACGTCGCCCTCGGGATGGCAGGTCTCACCGACGCAGCGCCGGACCCCGCCGCCGCGTCGGGCTAG
- a CDS encoding DUF3566 domain-containing protein — translation MSTVADKLARKSSSKTSAKQVRLRLVYVDFWSAVKLSFLAAVAVAIVTVVSLVMIYLVVSTTGLIAEVDELLASFTDGGFVLAQFLGLPQVLAFAAVVGILNLVVVTVLGAVMAGIYNLAVKVTGGLLVGFTSN, via the coding sequence ATGAGCACGGTAGCCGACAAGCTCGCCCGCAAATCCAGCAGCAAGACCAGCGCCAAGCAGGTGCGCCTGCGGCTCGTGTACGTCGACTTCTGGTCGGCGGTCAAACTGTCGTTCCTCGCCGCGGTGGCTGTGGCGATCGTGACGGTCGTCTCGCTGGTGATGATCTACCTCGTCGTGTCGACGACGGGGCTCATCGCCGAGGTCGATGAGCTGCTGGCGAGCTTCACCGATGGCGGCTTCGTTCTGGCGCAGTTCCTCGGGCTCCCTCAGGTGCTCGCGTTCGCCGCGGTCGTGGGCATTCTGAATCTCGTCGTCGTCACGGTGCTCGGCGCGGTCATGGCGGGCATCTACAACCTCGCGGTGAAGGTCACCGGCGGACTGCTGGTCGGGTTCACCTCCAACTGA